The Peribacillus sp. FSL E2-0218 genome contains a region encoding:
- a CDS encoding alpha/beta hydrolase, which produces MAESSKLSYIDTGKGTKTLLFIHGFCGSREYWNDIVSKLKDDFRIVAVDLRGHGESEPIAASFSIDDMANDIALVLGNLEIDQVYMFGHSLGGYITLAFAERFPGKLCGFSLVHSTALPDDAAGKEGRLKSIETIEAKGVPAFIDGLVPKLFAHSEDPRIEQTKEIGYKTSESGAIGSLHAMRNRVDRNHVLKETKLPVLLVAGEQDKVITPEKTFSVKGSHIQEMTLEGSGHMGMLETPRRLAEEIRRFVESN; this is translated from the coding sequence ATGGCAGAAAGTAGCAAGCTTTCATACATAGATACGGGGAAGGGAACGAAAACGTTGCTATTTATCCATGGCTTTTGCGGAAGCCGTGAATATTGGAATGATATCGTCTCAAAATTAAAAGATGATTTTCGTATAGTGGCTGTCGATTTACGGGGACATGGTGAAAGTGAGCCGATTGCAGCATCTTTTTCCATAGATGATATGGCGAATGATATCGCATTGGTCTTGGGAAATCTGGAAATCGATCAGGTTTATATGTTTGGACATTCCCTCGGCGGCTATATCACCTTAGCGTTTGCAGAAAGGTTTCCTGGGAAATTGTGTGGGTTTTCATTGGTTCACTCCACAGCTTTGCCAGATGATGCAGCTGGGAAGGAAGGTCGATTAAAATCCATCGAAACCATCGAAGCGAAAGGGGTGCCTGCTTTCATTGATGGTCTTGTGCCGAAGCTGTTCGCCCATTCCGAGGACCCGCGCATTGAACAAACAAAGGAAATCGGATATAAAACCAGTGAAAGCGGAGCGATCGGCTCACTCCATGCGATGAGGAACAGGGTGGACAGGAACCACGTGCTTAAAGAAACGAAGCTGCCTGTCCTTTTGGTTGCAGGCGAGCAGGATAAAGTCATAACTCCAGAAAAAACTTTTTCAGTTAAAGGCAGTCATATTCAGGAAATGACCCTTGAAGGAAGCGGACATATGGGGATGCTTGAAACTCCAAGGAGATTGGCTGAAGAAATCAGGCGGTTTGTGGAATCGAATTAA
- a CDS encoding Hsp20/alpha crystallin family protein: MTSSEKNNNRTRIEPFTHFINKMDRLFSERPPKGMLQSLDEFFGSTKERGFPVDIQESNSEYILTATLPGIARSHISIDVLTQAVTISARQPDKQHKNPGTHGLFQKEGSTGNMSRTITFQKPIDDAQVTARHRDGILTLHLPKIKGNRIEIN, translated from the coding sequence ATGACCTCTTCTGAAAAAAATAATAACAGGACGCGAATCGAACCATTCACTCATTTCATCAATAAAATGGATCGGCTGTTTTCCGAAAGACCTCCCAAAGGCATGCTGCAATCTTTGGATGAATTCTTCGGTTCCACAAAAGAACGGGGCTTTCCCGTTGATATTCAAGAATCGAATTCGGAATATATCCTGACAGCTACCCTGCCAGGCATTGCACGCAGCCATATATCGATTGATGTCCTCACACAGGCTGTCACCATATCGGCGAGGCAGCCAGACAAACAGCATAAAAATCCTGGCACACACGGATTGTTTCAAAAGGAAGGCTCCACAGGAAACATGTCCCGCACCATTACCTTTCAAAAACCGATTGATGATGCACAGGTTACCGCACGACATCGTGATGGCATCCTCACACTGCACCTGCCCAAAATTAAAGGAAATCGAATTGAAATCAATTAG
- a CDS encoding YppG family protein, with translation MMRSGFNQVPPNQGQYPHSLPEYGGGYQQPMQYPVQHEQNHEAFVPPYPQNSEGYMMPYHDPYQQGAYHPYQQLQQPAMPASAQHPGNSVMQPMSPMPQMQPTPQMQQPTPQMQQPTPQMQYIPQMQSNQFNQYPQQQTFSPFANPLLPAKRPPQGQQQAHNPYPKQQFMQKPQPSGIKSVMNQFKTQDGSMDITKMMNTAGQMMNTVSQVSSMVKGVGGFFKV, from the coding sequence ATGATGAGATCCGGTTTTAACCAAGTCCCCCCCAATCAAGGACAGTACCCCCATTCGCTTCCGGAATATGGGGGTGGATACCAACAGCCCATGCAGTATCCCGTGCAGCATGAACAGAATCATGAAGCCTTCGTTCCTCCATATCCCCAAAATTCGGAGGGATATATGATGCCATATCATGATCCTTATCAACAAGGGGCCTATCATCCGTATCAACAATTGCAGCAGCCGGCAATGCCTGCAAGTGCGCAGCATCCGGGCAACAGTGTCATGCAGCCAATGTCCCCGATGCCGCAAATGCAGCCGACACCGCAAATGCAGCAGCCGACACCGCAAATGCAGCAGCCGACACCGCAAATGCAATACATCCCACAAATGCAATCCAATCAGTTCAATCAGTATCCGCAGCAGCAAACGTTCAGCCCGTTTGCTAACCCGCTATTGCCAGCCAAAAGGCCGCCGCAAGGACAGCAGCAGGCCCATAATCCTTATCCGAAGCAGCAATTCATGCAAAAGCCCCAGCCATCAGGCATCAAATCGGTGATGAACCAATTCAAAACCCAAGACGGCTCCATGGATATAACGAAGATGATGAATACAGCTGGACAAATGATGAATACGGTTTCCCAAGTTTCTTCAATGGTAAAAGGAGTAGGGGGCTTCTTTAAAGTTTAG
- a CDS encoding YppE family protein has translation MEKEKLQRLTDQLIKYTENANDTYEEVREAGKEKDFFSEVKPFADQVREACMEWETGMKEWMKEIEFRHLFPEQIEQTAHNLSDVAVQAFFPKTSYKRFKSHVQSIEFILHNVKAEIARILS, from the coding sequence GTGGAAAAAGAAAAACTGCAACGATTAACAGATCAATTAATAAAATATACGGAAAATGCGAATGATACCTATGAGGAAGTACGAGAGGCTGGAAAAGAAAAAGATTTTTTTTCGGAAGTTAAGCCATTTGCAGATCAGGTAAGGGAAGCATGCATGGAATGGGAAACTGGAATGAAGGAATGGATGAAGGAAATCGAATTCAGGCACCTGTTCCCCGAGCAAATTGAACAAACGGCCCATAATCTTTCCGATGTAGCCGTCCAGGCATTTTTCCCCAAGACCAGCTATAAGCGCTTCAAAAGCCATGTCCAATCCATCGAATTTATTTTGCATAATGTAAAAGCGGAAATCGCACGGATCTTATCATAA
- a CDS encoding DUF2515 family protein encodes MMHLSGTEKRLLHSIKVRTAKANRDNISRTKAYEQFFREHPEIQWSFLAGMVSRNAGWNMCDLEGVWFSRMLGRKYRRHLFLTYEEANWRIFQDAYPQLLLYHYSTRYRRPLFHLGRFFFITQFMTNAWNAFWISGNRENLVTALIINEQNIIEKPVIKKQSFVFHSLLFFLQDWMHFSTVLFPTCTGKLYGSSVSHFRNIDERIKLGKRLAGLLFSKELFSQFHEFSCRTEPTGARYDYERYRKKPRRHETPMLRKVYPVISHQIEKTEQWDMYRRVKKDWLIEPEWEENPQLSEWYDHKQKQLHTAVMVKEWLGFH; translated from the coding sequence ATGATGCATCTGTCAGGGACGGAAAAGCGATTGCTCCATTCGATAAAAGTACGAACAGCAAAGGCGAATAGGGATAATATATCAAGAACCAAGGCATATGAACAATTTTTTAGAGAACACCCTGAAATACAATGGTCTTTTCTGGCAGGGATGGTCTCCAGGAATGCAGGCTGGAATATGTGTGATCTGGAAGGGGTTTGGTTCTCACGGATGCTTGGCCGCAAGTACAGGCGGCATTTGTTCCTGACATATGAAGAAGCGAATTGGAGAATATTTCAAGACGCCTATCCGCAATTACTTCTCTATCATTATTCGACGAGATATCGTCGCCCTTTGTTTCACTTAGGTCGCTTTTTTTTCATCACTCAATTCATGACAAACGCATGGAATGCATTTTGGATAAGCGGAAATCGTGAAAACTTGGTCACGGCACTCATCATAAACGAACAAAATATCATTGAAAAACCGGTCATAAAAAAACAATCATTCGTTTTTCATTCTTTATTATTTTTCCTGCAGGACTGGATGCATTTTAGCACGGTGCTATTTCCCACCTGCACCGGAAAGCTGTATGGTTCATCCGTGTCTCATTTCAGAAATATCGATGAAAGGATCAAATTGGGGAAAAGGTTGGCCGGACTCCTGTTTTCCAAAGAGTTATTTTCGCAATTTCATGAGTTTTCCTGCAGGACTGAGCCGACCGGAGCAAGATATGATTATGAACGATATCGAAAAAAACCTAGGCGCCATGAAACGCCGATGCTGCGGAAGGTATATCCGGTGATTTCCCATCAAATTGAGAAGACAGAGCAGTGGGATATGTATAGAAGGGTGAAAAAAGATTGGTTGATTGAGCCGGAGTGGGAAGAAAATCCGCAATTGAGCGAATGGTATGACCATAAGCAGAAGCAACTTCACACAGCCGTAATGGTGAAGGAGTGGCTAGGCTTTCATTAG
- the recU gene encoding Holliday junction resolvase RecU: MAFHYPNGRRFVPQAMEEKKSPLKKISYSNRGKTLEDDLNETNQYYLAHGIAVIHKKPTPIQIVDVHYPKRSAAVIKEAYFKQASTTDYNGVYKGRYIDFEAKETKNSSSFPLKNFHDHQIEHMKDIVQHDGIAFVIIRFSSMDDIYLMSSEQLSFYWQRMKDGGRKSITLKEVENSSKKITLGFQPRIDYIKVVDSLITENF, encoded by the coding sequence GTGGCATTTCATTATCCCAACGGACGAAGATTTGTACCGCAGGCTATGGAAGAAAAGAAAAGCCCACTTAAAAAAATCAGTTATAGCAACCGGGGAAAAACATTGGAAGACGATTTGAACGAAACCAACCAGTATTACTTGGCACACGGCATTGCCGTCATTCATAAAAAACCGACACCGATCCAAATCGTCGATGTCCACTACCCGAAGAGAAGCGCGGCAGTCATTAAGGAAGCCTACTTCAAACAAGCATCGACCACTGATTATAATGGAGTTTATAAAGGAAGGTACATTGATTTTGAGGCAAAGGAAACGAAAAACAGCAGTTCCTTCCCCCTCAAGAACTTTCATGACCATCAAATTGAACATATGAAAGACATCGTGCAGCATGACGGAATTGCCTTTGTGATCATCCGATTCTCCTCAATGGATGACATATACTTAATGAGTTCTGAACAGTTGAGTTTTTACTGGCAGCGAATGAAAGATGGCGGACGCAAATCCATTACTCTGAAAGAGGTTGAAAACAGTTCAAAGAAGATTACTCTTGGCTTTCAACCGAGAATTGACTATATTAAAGTAGTAGATTCGCTTATCACAGAAAATTTTTAG
- a CDS encoding PBP1A family penicillin-binding protein yields the protein MLKRVFLILVTIGIIGLVTGGAALAYFISDAPKLDEKLLKDPVTSKILDENGKLLAEVGTENRDFVNYEDIPDLVEHAFLATEDSRFYKHHGVDFLRLGSAVIANVKNGFGSEGASTLTQQVIKRSYLTPDKTIKRKVQEMWLSIQLERKYTKEEIFEMYVNKIFFANRANGILTASRTYYGKDLDELKLNEAAMLVGLPQSPSRYDPYKYPERAKERRDIVLHLMNKHGYITEKEMKDAQSVDIKEGLQEIDKSQIDTTAYDAFIDLVIEEVGEMGDYNVFTDGLEIQTTIDKDAQEYVYKMLNSDEIINYPSKDLQAGITLLDTQSGEIKAVGGGRNTTVKRGWNYATDAKRSPGSTIKPILDYGPAVEYLNWSTYQPIKDEEYSYSNGTPLKNASGRHYGTVTIREALARSLNIPALKTLQEVGLDRGRDFAVELGIPFDKEITESAALGGGKDVSTLELAGAYSSFGNNGTYNQPHSVKKIVLRDKTTIKNKTESKPVMKDSTAFIVTDMLKSVLNEPYGTGRLANIPGLPVAGKTGSTNFTPEQRAANNIPSSGVKDSWMAGYTTNYTVAVWAGYDNASGKKLEYLGDSSQRIPKAIFKNLMEHMAQTKETKDFDQPDSVVKVGVIKGSNPAVKANAYTPSSKITYEYYVKGHEPTQVTTEYEKIDKPSISASYDQEGNQINLSWAYPKGDGDTQFEVKMSVDGGAQSVLKKSKDTSLTIPNPTPGSKYTFSVVALADGQQSDPASTSVEIPAEAEEPEGTDEEIEDPAEGENPDQETPAEGDEDKQDEDKNNNGDTDNGNTDNNGDGNTDNNGNGNNPDDGKGNTDDENVEDGNTGTDPGKVEEEKPGETPAPDPDPEKDKDQDTDNNG from the coding sequence ATGCTTAAGCGCGTTTTCCTTATACTCGTTACGATAGGGATTATCGGCTTGGTGACAGGAGGCGCGGCATTGGCTTATTTCATAAGCGATGCTCCAAAACTCGACGAAAAGTTATTGAAAGATCCCGTTACATCCAAAATACTTGATGAGAATGGTAAATTACTAGCTGAAGTCGGTACTGAAAACCGGGACTTTGTCAATTATGAAGACATACCCGATCTAGTCGAACACGCCTTCCTGGCAACGGAAGATTCCCGTTTTTACAAGCATCACGGGGTGGACTTCCTGAGATTGGGCAGTGCCGTAATAGCCAACGTCAAAAACGGATTCGGCTCTGAGGGTGCAAGTACATTGACCCAGCAGGTCATCAAGCGTTCTTATTTAACGCCTGATAAGACCATAAAGAGGAAAGTCCAGGAAATGTGGCTATCCATCCAGCTTGAAAGGAAATACACAAAAGAAGAAATTTTCGAGATGTATGTGAATAAAATTTTCTTCGCTAACCGTGCAAATGGGATCCTAACCGCTTCCCGCACTTATTATGGCAAAGATCTGGACGAATTGAAATTGAACGAAGCGGCGATGCTTGTCGGGTTACCGCAAAGCCCTAGCCGTTATGATCCATATAAATATCCGGAACGCGCGAAAGAACGCCGTGATATCGTCCTTCACTTAATGAATAAGCACGGATACATCACCGAAAAGGAAATGAAGGATGCGCAAAGCGTCGATATTAAAGAAGGCTTGCAGGAAATCGATAAAAGCCAAATCGATACGACCGCTTACGATGCATTCATCGATTTAGTCATTGAAGAAGTCGGTGAGATGGGTGACTATAACGTCTTCACCGATGGTTTGGAAATCCAAACGACGATCGATAAAGATGCCCAGGAATATGTATACAAAATGTTGAACAGTGATGAAATCATCAATTATCCAAGCAAAGATCTTCAAGCCGGGATCACCTTACTGGATACGCAATCCGGTGAGATCAAAGCAGTCGGCGGCGGCAGGAACACGACGGTCAAACGTGGCTGGAATTATGCAACGGATGCCAAGCGTTCACCAGGTTCGACAATCAAGCCGATTTTGGATTACGGTCCGGCAGTTGAATATTTGAATTGGTCCACATACCAACCGATTAAAGATGAGGAATATTCATATAGCAATGGAACACCGCTAAAGAATGCGTCAGGACGCCATTATGGCACGGTAACGATTCGTGAAGCGCTGGCACGGTCATTAAATATCCCAGCCCTGAAAACACTTCAGGAAGTCGGATTGGACCGGGGCCGTGATTTTGCCGTTGAGCTTGGCATTCCCTTCGACAAGGAAATTACGGAATCCGCTGCACTTGGCGGCGGCAAGGACGTATCGACCCTTGAACTTGCCGGGGCTTACAGTTCATTCGGAAACAACGGGACCTATAATCAACCGCATAGTGTGAAAAAGATTGTTTTGCGTGACAAAACGACCATCAAAAACAAGACCGAATCGAAACCGGTCATGAAAGACTCCACTGCTTTCATCGTGACCGATATGCTGAAGAGCGTCTTGAATGAACCTTATGGAACAGGAAGGCTTGCGAATATACCTGGTCTGCCTGTAGCCGGAAAAACCGGCTCAACCAATTTCACGCCTGAACAGCGTGCAGCAAACAATATCCCCTCTTCCGGTGTAAAAGATAGCTGGATGGCGGGTTATACAACCAATTATACAGTCGCGGTTTGGGCTGGCTATGATAATGCTTCAGGTAAGAAATTGGAATACCTCGGCGATTCATCCCAGCGGATCCCTAAGGCGATCTTTAAGAATTTGATGGAACATATGGCACAGACCAAGGAAACGAAGGACTTTGATCAACCGGACAGCGTTGTGAAGGTTGGCGTCATAAAAGGTTCTAACCCAGCGGTAAAAGCCAATGCGTATACACCGAGCAGTAAAATCACTTATGAGTATTACGTTAAAGGCCATGAGCCGACACAAGTGACGACAGAATATGAAAAAATCGACAAACCTAGCATCAGTGCTTCATACGATCAAGAAGGTAATCAAATCAACCTATCATGGGCATATCCTAAAGGTGACGGAGATACTCAATTCGAGGTGAAGATGTCCGTTGATGGCGGTGCTCAGAGTGTGTTGAAGAAATCGAAGGATACTAGTTTGACGATCCCGAATCCAACCCCAGGAAGTAAATATACCTTCTCTGTGGTAGCATTGGCGGATGGTCAGCAAAGTGACCCTGCCAGCACCTCCGTTGAAATTCCTGCAGAAGCGGAAGAACCGGAAGGTACGGATGAGGAGATTGAAGATCCTGCCGAAGGTGAAAATCCAGATCAAGAAACCCCTGCTGAAGGCGATGAAGATAAGCAGGATGAAGACAAAAACAACAATGGCGATACTGATAATGGAAACACCGATAATAACGGCGATGGCAACACTGATAATAATGGAAATGGCAACAACCCGGATGATGGAAAAGGCAATACAGACGATGAAAATGTCGAGGATGGGAACACAGGCACCGACCCTGGTAAGGTGGAAGAAGAAAAACCTGGTGAAACGCCCGCCCCTGATCCTGATCCGGAAAAAGATAAAGACCAGGACACTGATAATAATGGTTAA
- a CDS encoding YpoC family protein, whose translation MTQIVSLKVPKELDHPFFFPEKEITFDKEQYAGWSGSIPFQDFPYEVLHFNEVVSYSPWTKGAVHVKEVLEKWEQLDSECRLLFSERKAGQTLGLMKRGLSLFLTGVFWLHGRPVMLSSWQEQMKSFHTIPVNVAERLTFILSRPAFFPSYRQLSELFQEFEKQYVKYMIKQAHVNKNI comes from the coding sequence GTGACGCAGATCGTATCGTTAAAAGTGCCCAAGGAATTGGATCATCCTTTCTTTTTCCCTGAAAAGGAAATCACCTTTGATAAAGAACAGTATGCAGGATGGAGCGGGTCAATTCCATTTCAGGACTTTCCATATGAAGTGCTTCATTTTAATGAGGTGGTTTCCTATTCTCCGTGGACAAAAGGGGCTGTGCATGTAAAGGAAGTATTGGAAAAATGGGAGCAACTTGATTCGGAATGCAGGTTGTTATTTTCAGAGCGGAAGGCCGGACAAACCCTAGGACTCATGAAGCGGGGCCTCAGCTTATTTTTAACGGGGGTCTTCTGGTTGCATGGAAGGCCAGTGATGCTGAGTTCCTGGCAGGAGCAAATGAAGTCCTTCCATACAATTCCGGTAAATGTCGCTGAAAGGCTTACTTTCATCCTTTCTCGACCGGCTTTCTTTCCTTCATATAGACAGCTTAGCGAGTTGTTCCAAGAATTCGAAAAACAATATGTCAAATACATGATAAAACAAGCGCATGTCAATAAAAATATCTAA
- the nth gene encoding endonuclease III: MLNKAQIRFCLDTMGEMFPDAHCELNHSNPFELVIAVALSAQCTDVLVNKVTKDLFQKYKTPEDYISVPIEELENDIRSIGLFRNKAKNIQKLSRMLIDEYGKVVPRDRDELVKLPGVGRKTANVVVSVAYDVPAIAVDTHVERVSKRLGICRWKDNVLEVEKTLMAKIPMDEWAVTHHRLIFFGRYHCKAQSPQCETCPLLELCREGKKRMKRKEAM, translated from the coding sequence ATGTTGAACAAAGCTCAAATTCGATTTTGTCTGGATACAATGGGGGAAATGTTTCCGGATGCCCATTGTGAGCTGAATCATTCCAATCCATTTGAATTGGTGATTGCTGTTGCACTGTCAGCTCAATGTACGGATGTATTGGTCAATAAAGTCACGAAGGATTTATTTCAAAAATATAAAACGCCTGAGGATTACATAAGCGTTCCGATAGAAGAGCTGGAAAATGACATCCGCTCGATCGGTTTGTTTCGTAACAAGGCTAAGAATATCCAAAAGCTGTCGCGCATGCTGATCGACGAATACGGCAAGGTGGTACCCCGTGATCGTGATGAGCTAGTTAAGTTACCAGGCGTTGGCAGAAAGACCGCGAATGTGGTCGTTTCCGTTGCTTATGATGTGCCGGCGATAGCTGTAGATACGCATGTAGAGCGTGTTTCCAAGCGCTTGGGAATTTGCCGGTGGAAGGATAACGTCTTGGAGGTTGAAAAAACGTTGATGGCTAAGATTCCCATGGATGAATGGGCCGTTACGCATCACCGCCTGATTTTCTTTGGACGCTATCATTGCAAGGCCCAATCACCACAATGTGAAACCTGTCCGCTGCTTGAATTATGCCGCGAAGGAAAAAAACGAATGAAAAGGAAAGAGGCCATGTGA
- a CDS encoding DnaD domain-containing protein: MNKEHLYAWFKEGTITIPSFLLTNYKSMGLNEQEMVLLIQLQSFIDKGNHFPAPSQISDRMTLQETECLYLIQRLVQRGFVEMAVEENQEIGQEKYSLAPLYEKMMDCFLKTLKRAESAEVEKAEESLYTIFEQEFGRPLSPFECETLAMWMEDDHQPEIIKSALRESVISGKLNFRYIDRILFEWKKNGIKTLAQAREQGQKFRAHQKRERKTEAAQPIKDVPFYNWLEQ; this comes from the coding sequence ATGAATAAAGAACATTTATATGCGTGGTTTAAGGAAGGAACGATAACGATTCCATCCTTTTTGCTGACTAACTATAAGTCAATGGGACTGAATGAACAAGAAATGGTCCTATTAATACAATTGCAAAGCTTCATTGATAAAGGTAACCATTTCCCTGCACCGTCCCAAATATCCGATCGGATGACATTACAGGAAACGGAATGTCTGTACTTGATTCAGCGGTTGGTTCAGAGGGGATTCGTGGAAATGGCGGTTGAAGAGAATCAAGAAATCGGCCAGGAAAAATATTCGCTAGCGCCGCTTTATGAAAAAATGATGGACTGTTTCCTGAAAACGTTGAAGCGGGCAGAGTCTGCTGAAGTGGAAAAAGCGGAGGAGAGCCTATATACGATTTTTGAACAGGAATTTGGCCGTCCTTTATCTCCTTTTGAATGTGAGACATTGGCCATGTGGATGGAGGATGACCACCAACCTGAAATCATCAAATCAGCCCTGAGGGAATCAGTCATTTCCGGAAAGTTGAATTTCCGCTACATTGATCGGATTTTATTCGAGTGGAAAAAGAATGGAATAAAAACCTTGGCACAGGCTAGGGAGCAAGGACAAAAGTTCAGGGCCCATCAAAAGCGGGAACGTAAGACAGAAGCTGCACAACCAATCAAAGATGTGCCCTTTTATAATTGGCTCGAGCAGTAA
- the asnS gene encoding asparagine--tRNA ligase, protein MKITIKDASKFVDQEVTIGGWLASKRSSGKIAFLQIRDGSGFIQGVVVKADVGEEIFARAKSVTQETSMYVTGVIQKDERSPFGFELQVKDIEIIHESLDYPITPKAHGPEFLMDNRHLWLRSKRQHAVMKIRNEIIRATYEFFNEEGFVKVDPPILTGSAPEGTSELFATKYFDEDAYLSQSGQLYMEAAAMALGKVFSFGPTFRAEKSKTRRHLIEFWMIEPEMAFIEFKENLEVQEQFVSSIVQSVLKNCQLELNTLGRDTAKLEQIQAPFPRITYDDAIKFLHEQGFEDIQWGDDFGAPHETAIAESYDKPVFITHYPTKIKPFYMQPAPDREEVVLCADLIAPEGYGEIIGGSERIHDQKLLEQRINEHGLSEDAYKWYMELRKYGSVPHSGFGLGLERTVAWISGVEHVRETIPFPRLLNRLYP, encoded by the coding sequence GTGAAAATTACAATAAAAGATGCTAGCAAGTTCGTCGATCAAGAAGTGACGATTGGAGGCTGGCTTGCCAGCAAGCGTTCCAGTGGGAAAATTGCGTTCCTTCAAATACGTGATGGCTCCGGTTTCATTCAAGGAGTGGTCGTGAAGGCTGACGTGGGTGAAGAGATTTTTGCCCGTGCGAAATCGGTTACACAAGAGACATCCATGTACGTAACAGGTGTCATCCAAAAGGATGAACGCTCGCCGTTCGGCTTCGAATTACAAGTGAAAGATATTGAAATCATCCATGAATCGTTGGATTACCCGATTACGCCTAAAGCGCATGGTCCTGAATTCTTAATGGATAACCGCCATCTGTGGCTGCGTTCAAAGCGCCAGCATGCTGTGATGAAAATCCGCAATGAAATCATCCGTGCTACATATGAATTTTTCAATGAAGAAGGATTCGTCAAGGTCGATCCGCCGATTTTGACTGGAAGCGCACCAGAGGGAACGAGTGAATTGTTTGCGACTAAATATTTTGATGAGGATGCCTATCTTTCACAAAGCGGTCAGCTTTATATGGAAGCGGCAGCCATGGCGTTAGGAAAGGTATTTTCCTTTGGACCTACTTTCCGCGCTGAAAAATCCAAGACAAGACGTCATTTAATCGAGTTTTGGATGATTGAACCAGAAATGGCCTTCATCGAATTTAAAGAAAACCTTGAGGTTCAGGAACAGTTCGTATCTTCCATAGTCCAGTCGGTATTGAAAAATTGCCAGCTTGAACTGAATACCTTAGGTCGTGACACGGCTAAACTTGAACAAATACAAGCTCCTTTCCCGAGGATCACGTATGATGATGCGATCAAATTCCTTCATGAACAAGGATTTGAAGATATCCAATGGGGTGATGATTTTGGAGCGCCGCATGAAACGGCGATTGCTGAAAGTTATGATAAGCCGGTTTTCATCACGCATTATCCAACCAAAATCAAACCATTCTATATGCAGCCAGCCCCTGATAGGGAGGAAGTCGTTCTTTGTGCAGATTTGATCGCCCCAGAAGGATATGGAGAAATAATCGGCGGCTCGGAGCGGATTCATGATCAAAAATTGCTTGAACAGAGAATAAATGAGCATGGCTTGAGCGAAGACGCATACAAATGGTATATGGAATTAAGAAAATACGGCTCCGTACCACATTCAGGCTTCGGCTTGGGATTGGAACGCACCGTTGCCTGGATAAGCGGCGTGGAACATGTCCGTGAGACAATTCCATTCCCGCGTCTACTAAATCGACTATATCCTTGA
- a CDS encoding fumarylacetoacetate hydrolase family protein → MIKAKVKLKDSEFSEEVEISDHHMVRNGKSSELSQVNLDIPVTGTLYGTLLNYKGSLEALMEQVHHPPYNEPPKGPVLYIKPRNTFSAFAKPVPLPTGEPELEIGASLGIVIGKTATRVKKAQAMDYIEGFTIVNDISIPHESVYRPAIRYKARDGFCPIAPWVVSKDSISNPDRLGIRVYINGELRQENTTSNLIRPISRLIEDVTDFMTLNAGDVLLVGVPENAPLAKANDHVRIEIDEIGYLENPIVTEEKLAMEGIS, encoded by the coding sequence GTGATTAAAGCAAAGGTGAAGCTTAAGGATTCAGAGTTTTCGGAAGAAGTGGAGATTTCAGATCATCATATGGTAAGGAACGGAAAAAGCTCGGAGTTATCTCAAGTGAATCTGGATATTCCGGTTACAGGAACGTTGTATGGGACCCTATTAAACTACAAAGGTTCATTGGAGGCGCTGATGGAACAGGTCCACCATCCTCCTTATAATGAACCGCCTAAAGGGCCAGTTCTTTATATTAAACCTAGAAACACGTTTTCTGCTTTTGCAAAACCCGTTCCCCTCCCAACTGGGGAACCTGAATTGGAAATCGGTGCATCACTTGGAATTGTAATCGGCAAGACAGCCACAAGAGTCAAGAAAGCGCAGGCAATGGATTATATAGAGGGTTTTACGATCGTCAATGATATTAGCATCCCTCACGAAAGCGTTTACCGTCCTGCGATCCGATATAAAGCCCGTGATGGTTTTTGCCCGATCGCCCCTTGGGTCGTATCCAAAGATTCGATATCAAATCCCGATCGTTTAGGGATCCGTGTGTATATTAACGGAGAGCTAAGGCAAGAAAATACAACGTCCAATCTAATACGCCCCATTTCCCGGCTCATTGAAGATGTAACAGACTTCATGACCTTGAATGCCGGGGACGTCCTTTTAGTCGGAGTTCCGGAGAATGCCCCTCTCGCGAAAGCGAACGATCATGTAAGAATCGAAATAGACGAAATTGGTTATTTGGAAAATCCGATTGTAACCGAAGAGAAACTGGCGATGGAGGGGATTTCATGA